The DNA window tttaaatgaactattgcactattttaaacaaatacgTACCTTTCGGGGGATGATTGTacacaccaaaaactaacacGCGATATGCTTTATTGAAAATAtccacaaagcacacaaaattcGCCAAAGATTTATCCGTAACACTGTAGACGCTTCGCTTGCTAgaccaatatgaaatattttttctaccttAACGAATCTACCTCTCCCGTCAGAACAGTTTTTGAATGCGAGTGTATATACGCACTGGTTTAAATCTCCAATTTGAATTATtagcatgtttttgaaatacagtTTACAGTTATAGTTCACAATTTCATGTGGAGTGAGATAATATTACagtaatattattaaacattaatttttattcaattttagaATGCACAAACtacgtaatttaattaaaaattgttttaaaatatttgtttacatttttcaactctcgaaccgacaagtatatacccagcattcaaaccgcctcgccaatctgacattttatatcaattgcacgcgatttcgtatctatattgggcggtttgctaacatattgggtgttttcgtatcaaccttccgcactttcatattcgcttgcgcgatttccaaaagtgggctctccgcagcttatcatgtgtaAAACCCTGTATATGTGGCATGAATGAAAACAACGGCCTAAagattgaatgaaatatttcttcagttccaaaaaaaaaaccacacacacgctcacCACCAACACGCTTGAACGTACCTCGCTATCAACAAACCTTTTTCTTTAGAAATGCAAAAATTAACACCTTCAAATCTGTTTAGTTCCAAACACCAATTTAGCCGCGCCGGCGAGTGgcgggagggagggagggagggagggaggggggggggggagtctGAGAATGAATGTATCGCAAGACGAAACAAAatctaaaagcaaaacaagttGCATGAAAAGATCGGCGATCCAGATCACATAGAATACTGCCGCTAATGTGTAGGTGTTGATTTCAAAACCAAGATCAACGATCATTAAAACGAATGGACCGgaaatggagagaaaaaaaaacaggttccACGGAATATGATATATCTcccttttcacttttttttctcttcaagtCTTACTGGTTTATGCtaaagaatcaaaaattgtTCACGGTACTTGATTCTATTAATCTTATGATCTCACTTATCTGAAAACATAGGAAGTGGAAGATTAATAGCAGAACATATCATATGTATATGAATAAACAAGCGCATGTAAATATATAAACCATATATTTAATATGATGTACAACTATATATATAAACCTACACGTATATGCATATATGTGTACACCATTTGTGAGTATACAACCGCTTAGGCCACTTCAGTTTCGCCCACGGTTGAGAAATACTTTACCGACTGAGCTCGTCCGAtgtcattctaatgacatgaGCAGCCTACTGGAGCCTGATTTGTTTAATCGTACTCATAGAGCACGTTAGCTTAGCCTTCCATACATGctggaaacaaaaactacaaatCCTCCGAAGAGTTTTCCCCTTCGCATGGTGATATATAAAtatgtacatatttttatttatttgtattatatatatgtacatatataCATATCCACAATGGGTTTATATACCCAATTcatatttttgttcttcacgCAGGACCTTCTAGGTCATCGATGTACTAAACCAAGTAGCTGGATAGTTAGTATGCGCTAAGGGCGTGATCCTGTTGCGAATGTCGTACAAACTCCTCTTGTGTAAGAGGCTATTGGAGCTGAAATTTACTTTACCAGGCTGTTCTATATACACATATATATGAGGTTATTGCTCGTGGGACTTTTTTGAAGTTATTGAACACTGAATATTCTGTCACCATTCATCTGTCAAATCGCGTTTAGTAGAATAAAATCAGCCTTTAACTGTCAACCACGTGTTCGGTTTGAATTTGCATTAGACGGGATGCATCACCAGTAAAGACTTCATAGTTTGAAATCTTTCTTCTGAGTTATTTTTGAAGATATGCATAAATTCATTGATTTAGATAATGAATTGTTTTGAATATGTGTCTTATCTGTATCTCTATCTTGTATAACCGCAAAAAGCTATAAGCTCAGTTACGAATTCCATTGTTTCAATCAACGTTCCAACTTAAATGTTTGAATGACATTATGCGTTGTTTTTGACGTTTTACTTACTTACCTGCTTCCATATCCGGCGCTACGATTACTTGGAGTCTGGGCCTGCTGCAGGAGTCCTCTGAATCACTCGCGGTCGAGCGCCTCAGTCAACGTTGATGTTGGAGATGTCACAACATCATTACCATTCCTTGACTGAGGATTTGCAGATATTCCGCTACAACATTAGCTCTGTATTAACGATCTCCCCATGTCTCTGAAAGATTACTATCGCGGTCACAGAAGCCAATAACACCTCCCGAGCTGTTTGTTAGGGCGAGAGTTCAGAGACTTCCTTACACATAAGAGGAGCTGGAATCTCCTACCGTATATTGGCGATTAGTTTAGGCATATATCAGCTTCCGGAAGTTATCATAAATTGAGACATCTTTCCTGGTGGTCCGGCGCCACTTCCCCTCAACAGGACCGggtttcaaatctcatccggactaAGTCTCCCAGCAGCTAGGAccgactatccggctacgtggtaaaaatgactttagaggtcgttaagtcaAGAAGACGGAGAGCTGGTCCACAAAATAAATCGTGGATCTactcatttgttttgtgtgtcgtCTGTCTGTAGTATTCTCCTGTAGCCAGAGTGTCGTCAGCCTGGAGTATTCTCCTGCAGCCAGAGTGTCGTCAGCCTGGAATATTCTActgcaaaatattcaaaatttcgCACTCAATCCAATCCCTAGTCAAGCGGATCGTTATCCTTCGTTTTCTAACTACATCATCTACATTATTGAATACAACAATGAAGTGATCGATGTAGAAGTCCTTAAATGGTTACAATTAAACCTTCAAATTCTCTtaattttagctttttttcattaatttcgcTGTTTTTGAGTGATTTCTTTCAAATCAATACTGATTCAAATGAACAGATTCAATGAAATTAATACACGTCTTACGAAACAATAAGTACAAGtataaaaacaacatatttgcAACATAATTGTAAATATTAAACGAAATTGGTAATAACGAACTTTTCAAATCCTGTAACAACCCTTGCAGGTTTGGCggaaacataaacacaacaaaaagtaGCGTTACGGAGCGTTACGTCGAAACGTCAAATTATTCTTCTCGCTCGATGTAAACATCTCTTTACAGCGGGCAGATATGAATCATTTTACCTGTTTACACGGATTCAACTGTAACGTTTTATTGTACAAATAGTTAATGAtagttagaaaaagttatattTAGTCCAATCTGATGAGTTTGGATTAAATTATTAcaagaaatatattatttttgacaGTAAATAAATCCAAATTGTAACCGTATATATTGCTGCATCTAGACATCACTTCACCATTTACGACGTGTAGCCAGAGCTATCGCGCATAATCtgtaaagagaaaagaaacagtcAATACACACTATTGCTCAGACTTCTTGCGCCTGCTTAGAAAGCTCTAAAAGCCAACCGATCAACCGTGTGCGCTTACCGTTTAAACTATCTTAAGAGTGATAAATCCGCGGTAGATAAAGTTCCAGCAAAGTCCGGAAAGACGGACGCATAGTGCGTAATGTGGACCAGATCGTTTCATGTGTGGTTTGCATCGATGACAACGTTATTGCTCACGACCGAGATCGCAACAACAAATGGTGAGTTAATCAGCTAAGCAAACATTACTTTCAGGTTTCTGCAAAGCTTCGAATCAACCGTGAGTGGACATATTCATAATCAAAAGTTCCTGATGAAATATTCGACCTTAAATTGTGCTGTAAAGCGGATGTATTCGTGCCAATGGCGGATATAATTCAATCAATACGAAAAGATCGTTTTGAAGGCCACCTGGGTTCACTTTTAGAAAGTCTCGAACAATCAACGATACCTTCTCGCCACTGTTGCGATGCAAGCCAGCGTGTCAATCTAAATGCCGAAGAGGGTGCGCCTAAAACCTCCCTGCAATCGAAATGTTAAtagtttcactttctttcattACATTCTAGCGCTGCTAAAACGATGCTATCAATGTCGATCGCGAAGCGAACTCGGAAGTTGCAAAGATCCATTTCTGCTAAATGCCACTCAAGTTGAAAGTGAACGTGGCGTGTCAGCTGTACCGTGCGCATCTGGTTGGTGTGGTAAAGTGATCGAGGGAATGGGATCGTTCCGTGAGGATggtaaatcaaatttattttcgcaTTAGTAGAACACGCATAAACCTGTACTATAATGTCTCTTCTTTTATGGCTTCAGATTACGATATGGCTACTCAACGTATGTGCGTTCAGCGTGGACCCTCGGATTCGGAGGATCGCTGCGCATACACCGTCTACAACCACAAGAAGGTGTACATGTGCTTCTGTCAGGGAGATCTCTGCAACACTGCCAACATATCCAGATACTCATACCAGTGGATCGGTCTGTGCAGTAGCACGGTGCTACTATCGCTCCTGTTTTTGACGTTCCAATTATCCTAGATTTCATAGACCGACTAACAAATGTGTTAAATAATGCCCATTAGATTTGGTCTAGCACAAGGCATTCCTCCAGGAAATTCCGTCCAACTGTTCATACAGACAATAATACTCTTATactatactttttttatataaaaatagaattattTGAAATCACGTGTAACGTTCCATCCATTTTATTCCATTGCTCTATAAGGTATTGTTATTAAGTATATCttaattatatacaaaactCAAAATAAGACTTAAATTGTGGTTGCagtcagttttatttttcgattgctttaatttttcgtggactattaaaataatgtagccattagctCTTACcacaatgaaataaattaattttcaacaaaactttGCTTTCggataaattgtttaaataaatgagaattttttttccaaatttttaacaaaattcaatctttcaaaaattccgccaattgtaaacaaaaaaaaaggtgaaacattgttgtttgtttgaaaatttcgttcacatgtttgttttatttacttgcCCACTAACAACTTTACGGTACATGAAAGATACGTACAATGTTAAACCAATTATGTTTCGGGATGAGTACTTCAACCTAACATAAACATCAGTAGCGTTCACCTTTCTATTGTTTGCTGATTATTAACATAAACCGATTACGCTTTGTGcctcaaactttttttttaaagtttagtAACTTTTCTGTTATCGTGATTGACCATAGTGCGGGCTTAatgggtttccttttttcaaacATATCGTCTAATTCATTATGGAATTTACACtataaacaactttttttgttgttcgtaCTGATTCCAACACTAAGaattcattttaatgaaatcaaaCTGAACTAATTTAGCAAATTATTTGCTGaacacatttgtttaaaaattgttttaaatgtatgcttgaaatttatgttatcattttgttgggttttttatgatCTACTCCATTACCACAACACTGAATAAACCTTTGATTCGATACCATTCTTGATTCGGTTTTGTaaggttttgctttgtttttattttgttcggTATAAGTAATGTATTTTACTCTCTTTACCCCTGCTTAAAGGTCACATAACACACAAAATCTCCTTccttaaaaattttaatcttttgtATGTTCCCGTTTTCCGTCTGCTCAAATTCTTGGTTCAGGTTCCTTCTAGTTATTTCCCTTATGAAATTATAATGTAATTTTGCTCCACAATAGATAAGCACTTTTTGGTAATCGAATCCGTGTAATCTTTCCTTCAAACGTATCCATTTATGTCTTATTACAAAATGTACACAAAtcattgtacattttttttttgaaaactttcgaaaaattaaatctttcgGGTGACGTTTGCCTCTAACACACGTGGGGTGGAATTGTATCAAGAGTGAATGATGTCCCTTGGACAAAGATTTACTAATACACACGCACGATACAGCTA is part of the Anopheles funestus chromosome X, idAnoFuneDA-416_04, whole genome shotgun sequence genome and encodes:
- the LOC125768438 gene encoding uncharacterized protein LOC125768438 isoform X2; its protein translation is MWTRSFHVWFASMTTLLLTTEIATTNALLKRCYQCRSRSELGSCKDPFLLNATQVESERGVSAVPCASGWCGKVIEGMGSFREDDYDMATQRMCVQRGPSDSEDRCAYTVYNHKKVYMCFCQGDLCNTANISRYSYQWIGLCSSTVLLSLLFLTFQLS
- the LOC125768438 gene encoding uncharacterized protein LOC125768438 isoform X1 translates to MADIIQSIRKDRFEGHLGSLLESLEQSTIPSRHCCDASQRVNLNAEEALLKRCYQCRSRSELGSCKDPFLLNATQVESERGVSAVPCASGWCGKVIEGMGSFREDDYDMATQRMCVQRGPSDSEDRCAYTVYNHKKVYMCFCQGDLCNTANISRYSYQWIGLCSSTVLLSLLFLTFQLS